Within the Zea mays cultivar B73 chromosome 10, Zm-B73-REFERENCE-NAM-5.0, whole genome shotgun sequence genome, the region AATATATATTTTTAATATTCAGAATATTTTGTCGCGCTTTTAGTTTAAAACAATATagtatcataattttgatacatcATTATTGTTAATCTTAATAATAACTTTTCTTTAAAAAAGGGTGAAAGAATGCTGAAGCCATTAATCTAAGGGGATAGATCTCTAGCTTCAGCTTCTTCGAAGAGAAGTAGAGAACCACTCCTAGCCAGCCAAGCACTTAAAATATCAATTGATTCAGGTCGGGATAAGGATATAATCACTTCTCCATTTGTACTAGAAGCTAGAAGCTAAAAACCTGCTTCATCCTGCTCCCTATTATATTTTCAGGTGGAGATCAAGAGAGAATCACTTCTTATCGATCCCTCCTAGGAAACCATTGAAATCACTCCATTGGAGAATCAAGGAGCAGAATTCAAGAATCAATCAGACAGCGGAGTTCTCCCAAACAAGGCCTAATAATGGACATGTTACAAGATGGTGAGGTCCTCTTAGATATTATACCTTCTTCATCAATGGCAAGTCATGTAAAATCCAATCATCCACACACACATATATGTCAAGTTCAGTGATTACTGGTGTAGTAGTGTGAGGATTGCATGTGGCCGGGGAGATAAGAATAACAACACAAAGTGATAGCAAAGGAAAACATTAGGTGAGGGCAGTCAACAAGGTAGAAGGGTAATGTTGCTTACAATGTTGATTCCTAAGAAGTTGTTAGGCACAAGACTAGGTAGAGAGAAAGACATGGAGTCGAAGAGTAGTCGATGCACTGCCATATCCAATACGCCGCCACATCAACTTGACGGAAGGGTAGAGAGAAGTGTCATCGAGCACTCGCTTGTGCGAGGACAAGCCGCTATATATACACAAGCGTAAGATGCGTGGATGGTTACCACGCGCATCGTTTACTCGAAGTTACGTTTATGTGACGTAACACAATTGTTTTATCTTAATTTTTTCCAACTACAAATTTATATAAGGCACACGAGAATTTGATCTACCAAAAGAACAAAAGGATCTCTAGCCACATTTGTAAAAGATGTGGTGCCGATGCGTTGGGGACAGAGATTCAGAGGTTTCTCAATCTGTGTGAGAAGATCTCCTTAATACAATGCTCAGGGGCTGCATTACGCCCCGTAGGTCATGTTTTTTTATATATGGGAGCATAAGGTGTTGCGAAAGATTCTACGTGCAATAGAGGAAATTTCAAACAATGAAGGCGTGGTTACATTATGTGGTTGTTCTAGCAATGAGTATAAGTGAATTGTTCGAATTAAAGAATTTGTTGTATGTGTTTGAAACTTTGAATGGAACCCCACACTAAGGTTTTAAAAAATGTGCATACTGTTTAACTTGCATTATTATAGGTTTAATTTTCCAATATAGGTACTTTTAAATTTAATAGAACCTCAAAAAAGAATTTAAAGTATACATATAACTTTATATGATAAAGAATGGATATATAGATAATTACTGGCCGGAAGATTCCATCCACCTCAATTAATGACATCATAAATGTAAGGGATATATAATCATCTAAACATTGCTTAACGTTCACACTAAagccctgtttgggaacaaagtttttgaaaaccaaagTATTTGAAATACTATAAGATAGTTTAGTCAAGACAATACTATAGTTTAAAATACTACAGTTTTAAAAATTGAGGTCCAGACTTAAAGTTCCTTAAAACAAGGGGACATATACGTCAATGCACATAGCCCTGCTGTTTGTACTATAAATGGACCCACTCATCATCATAAGCAAACCAAGATCTCCTGACCACCAACATCTTTCCCATCCAGCTAGCAGCAGTTAATAAATTAAAAAGAGATGACGGAGAAGGTGCTAGTTCTGATCGTTGGTGCAGGTCCATCAGGCCTTGCTGTAGCAGCATGCCTCGGCGAGCACGGCATCCCGTACCACATTGTGGAGCGCGAGGACTGCAGCGCTTCGCTGTGGCGCAAACGCACGTACGATCGCCTCAAACTCCACCTCGCCAAGGAGTTCTGCGAGCTCCCTCGCATGTCGCATCCGAGCGACGCCCCCAAGTACATCACGAGGGAGCAGTTCGTGAGGTACGTCGACGACTACGTCGAGCGCTTCAACATCCTCCCCAGGtacagcacctcggtcgagtcctGCGAGTACGACGAGGCCAGCGGCCGCTGGGACGTCAGAGCGCGTGACCTAGCGGACGGCGGCGGCCGAGTGGCCGAGTACACGACCAGGTTCTTGGTCGTAGCCACCGGCGAGAACTGCGAGGGAGTCATCCCGGATATCCCTGGGCTGCGCGATTTCCCGGCTGGTGAGGTCGTGCACTCGTCGAGCTACAAGTCGTGGAAGAACTATGCCGGGAAGAGAGTCCTGGTGGTTGGGTGTGGCAACTCTGGCATGGAGATTGCATATGATCTTGCCTACAATGGAGTGGAAACCTCCTTGGTTATCCGTAGCCCGGTatattttctatttattttttctCTTGTTAGTTATAAGTAATTTATACGCTTTCAGTTCGAAATGATAACATATTTTGGCCTTTTCTAGCTAGATATATATTAATGCATATCTACAGGCACACATATAACAAAAGTTATAAATAATTAAGAAAGCTAAAACTCAGTTATAATTTGGAACTATAACTAAAGGATGATAATGGATCATTATCCAAATGTTTTTTTTATAATTATTCATCTGAGTTGTAGATTACTTTTAGTTCAAAAAAAAATAGAGCTCGATCCTAATCTAATTATTATTACTTTTAGTTCAAAAAATATATTTTTTTTATATTATGAGAATTCCTTCTCTTATTATTATTAatgttgttattattattattattattattattactaatactactactattattattactactactactattattacTACTATTATTATTATAACTACTACtattattattactattattattattattatatatgtgcTGATTTTTATTTATTTTGTCTTGTTAGTTATAAGTAAGTAATACGTTTCAGTTCGAAATGATAACATATTTTGGCCTTTTCTAGCTAGATATACTAATGCATATCTATATAGGCACACGCATAACAAAAGTTATAAACTTAAAAAAGTCAAAACGAATTATAATTTGGAACAAACGGAGTACAACTATAGAGATAGTAATGGATCATGATTCGAATATTTTTTTTCATGATTCATTTGAgctcttaattaattttagttaaaaaataaatagaaatagagattGATCCTAATCTAATTTCGATCCTtatattttatagtgtaaaatttagagcctatTATCACCTCTAAGTACAGCTCATGGTGTATATATATACATGTTTTTCATTTACACTGCCCTTATATATTTTTACTGCATGATGAATCCATATATACAGGCAGTGGCCTAGACAATGGAGGCTAGTAGGCGCTGTGGCCCCCTAGCAAAAAGAAAATTTGTTTTGTAGTTGTTTTTTggctaaaataaaaaaaattagtTTATAATATGTTAAAATATATTATGTACATATATAGCGTATATATGTGTTAATTGCTATGACTAGTGACTAttgtataatatatatatatgcatatattCTATTTACTAATATTATAAGTGTAGTTATATATGTATTGGCCTCTAAAAAAATACTGACTACGCCGTATACAGGTGCATGTTATGACCAAGGGTCTGATTTACTTGGGCATGAGGCTGCTGAAATGGCACCTTCCCGTGAAACTTGTGGACTTCATCATCTTGACCTTGGCAAACATCCAGTTCGGTGACCTCTCCCGCTACGGCATAGTCAGGCCCGACATGGGCCCGCTTCTTCTCAAGGCCAAGACTGGCCGGTCAGCTGTCCTAGACGTTGGCACAACTCAGTTAATAAAGACTGGCGATATCAAGGTGAGCGTCCCGGCGCACGTGTGCATTCTCATATATAATACTCTATCTtttcgttcttttttatttatcgcgttttagtttaaaaataaaataGCGGACCATAAATATTTGAGAACGATTAAAAAAATATATGGTATTTGAAGTCGATGAGGAATATGGTTTCATGGTTTTTAACAATATGCACGTGCGCGGCGTCGCAGGTGGTTGGGGCAATATCTCGCATCAGAGGAAACACAGTGGAGTTCGAGGATGGGAAGGAGAGGGACTTCGATTCTCTCGTGTTCGCAACAGGATATAGAAGCACTGCGAACACGTGGCTTAAGGTACGGACACAAACAAAAAATGAACCATAGTTCTATTTTCAGCATCAAATTTCTTGGTGGAAAACGTGACGATGAtgtcatgcatgcatgcatgttctTCCAAGAGTTGTTTACACGCACGCATGCGTACGTGCCCGTTAATATATATAACAACATCAAAAATGCTCTGGCAGGACGGTGGGAGCTTGCTAGACGACAATGGCATGCCGAAGAAGAAGGCGGCGGGGCCGCAGCAGGGCAGTCGGCCATGGAAGGGCGGCAACGGGCTCTACTGCGTTGGGCTGGGGATGGCTGGACTGGCTGGCATCTCTCGTGACGCAGTGAGCGTTGCTGCGGACATCAAGGCCGCGGTGGATTCCATGGTGGGGCCGCCGGCGTTCTGGTTCTGATCGAACAGCTTAGATCTATCTGCTAGCTCGATCGTCGATGCATGGACGGAGTGAAGAATAATAACGTTACGTACGTACGTACCGCGCGATCGAGAGGAGATCATCGATCTCTATCCATCCGACGTgtggtgcgtgcgtgcgtgctgcTGGTTAAGAATAATTAAGTAAGAGTGTTTGTTATTGGCTAGCTATAGCTAGCTTTGTGAACGTACCCTTTATTGTCTGTGTGTGCAGTGTGTGTGTTGTACCGTCGTTCCGCTAGCTCTGTGTTTGTTTCCTTGATAGCAGCTTTGTGTTTGTATATATGTGTGTCGTGTTTAATTAATATTTATATATGCTGTCATTTGTCATACATATGATGAGTACTGTGTCCATGCATGGTATAAGCTACTTTGTGCGTTTATACCGTTTAATAATTTGAAGAAAAAGACAAAAGTGGTGTGTAATATGTTGTCCATTAATTGCTACACACTGCACGCTTACCACCCGCGTCAAGTCGTTTAGGTAGGAGGAGAAGGTCGTGTTCACGGTACAGGTACTATAAATCTAATCGACAACACCCAGACAATCAAGTCTCATACAATTACACGTATATATGTGCGCAGTACATACATACAACCATATTGTATTTGCTAGATTTTTTATACTTTTTTATTCTTAAGATGTCAGATGACTTTTATACTTTTTATTTCTAATATATTAGATGTTCGATACGATTTTTTATTTGATCATATTATATTTTGTAATTTTTTTTGTTACATGCTTATTTATCAATCGCTACACTTATATTGTAAAAAAATTAAATGAGATCATTTATCACTAAAATTCTAGCTACACAATTGAGGATAGGTGGGAAATTGGGGGTCGGGATTCAGGGAAGAAGACGGCTAGATGAGGCGACGCACGGGGCTAATAAGGGCACATATACCGGCTTTGGCCTTGTCTGGACGATTACGACTTCCTTGTGCATGCAGTGATGACGTCCACTCACGAGAGCAATACAGGGGCTAGAGAGAA harbors:
- the LOC100037821 gene encoding flavin monooxygenase; its protein translation is MTEKVLVLIVGAGPSGLAVAACLGEHGIPYHIVEREDCSASLWRKRTYDRLKLHLAKEFCELPRMSHPSDAPKYITREQFVRYVDDYVERFNILPRYSTSVESCEYDEASGRWDVRARDLADGGGRVAEYTTRFLVVATGENCEGVIPDIPGLRDFPAGEVVHSSSYKSWKNYAGKRVLVVGCGNSGMEIAYDLAYNGVETSLVIRSPVHVMTKGLIYLGMRLLKWHLPVKLVDFIILTLANIQFGDLSRYGIVRPDMGPLLLKAKTGRSAVLDVGTTQLIKTGDIKVVGAISRIRGNTVEFEDGKERDFDSLVFATGYRSTANTWLKDGGSLLDDNGMPKKKAAGPQQGSRPWKGGNGLYCVGLGMAGLAGISRDAVSVAADIKAAVDSMVGPPAFWF